One genomic window of Dunckerocampus dactyliophorus isolate RoL2022-P2 chromosome 7, RoL_Ddac_1.1, whole genome shotgun sequence includes the following:
- the gbp gene encoding glycogen synthase kinase binding protein: MPCRKENYIFLEQSVTVGSKEVDALVTKIGEALQLHNNSGSHQKTMAVSCLHGLTGGGSGVNSAAIIGGGSGAPAQKRQGCCMRLRNRGSSRASPYNIPGSSDQEWDQIKPWSKKRMHAEEDDPHRLLQELILSGNLIKEAVRRLQFSATDCDFPKAADNVPC; this comes from the coding sequence ATGCCCTGTCGAAAGGAGAACTACATCTTCCTGGAGCAGTCCGTCACCGTCGGCTCCAAAGAGGTGGACGCGCTGGTGACGAAGATCGGCGAGGCGCTGCAGCTCCACAACAATAGCGGCAGCCACCAGAAGACCATGGCCGTCTCCTGTTTGCACGGACTCACGGGCGGCGGCAGCGGAGTCAACTCGGCGGCGATCATCGGCGGCGGTTCAGGGGCGCCAGCTCAGAAACGCCAAGGCTGCTGTATGAGGCTCCGGAACCGTGGAAGCAGCCGGGCGAGCCCGTATAACATCCCCGGATCAAGCGACCAGGAATGGGACCAAATCAAACCGTGGAGCAAAAAGAGAATGCACGCCGAGGAGGACGACCCGCACCGTCTGCTCCAGGAGCTCATCTTATCGGGGAACCTGATCAAAGAGGCGGTGAGGAGGCTACAGTTCTCGGCCACAGACTGTGACTTCCCCAAGGCGGCGGACAACGTGCCCTGCTGA